A section of the Gloeocapsa sp. PCC 73106 genome encodes:
- a CDS encoding non-ribosomal peptide synthetase: protein MKDLFQQIANLTPEQRILFEKRLKQKGLKYSESQSIPKRQDSDHFSLSFAQQRLWFIQQLEPDNYSYNVPSAFRLRGELNIQVLERTLNEIVKRHETLRTTFAIDTAKQPVQIITPYESFSLPMLEVVETDIQSLVEREFQRPFDLTKPLLRLKLLKVSEIEHVLLITTHHIICDRWSVGVFVREMTILYASFAQNQASPLPELSIQYADWAVWQRQRLTDRELDKQINYWKQQLHDLSVLELPTDRTRRAIPSYQGAQYPIILSRDLSKQLKDLASQEQVTLFVLLLTAFQILLHRYTHQNDLVVGTEMANRDRTETNPLIGLFVNTLVLRMDLSGNPTFRELLKRVRETTLSAFTHQDLPFEKLVEILNPERNLSQMVPLFQVKFDFQQVLVKPLELSGLSLEHLPFNNDSAKYELRFNLQDTPTGINGQIEYSTDLFDEVTIQAMVEHWEILLAGIVQQPEQKISELPLLSPREQGLFIEWNQTEKNYPTTDLCIHHLFEAQVKRTPEAIALITEEQTLTYQELNTKANQLAHYLKELGFKPEAKIGICLERNCNLIIGLLGILKAGAAYVPLDPAYPQERLDFILEDAQVSALLVDELKVINLNQSKSISAESDNLDSQINPSNLAYIIYTSGSTGKPKGVAIEHRNTVQFLHWAKEVFNPDELKGVLAGTSICFDLSIFEIFVPLSWGGTVILVENVLALPNVTNQVTLINTVPSAIYQLLQTNSIPPSVRTINLAGEALQPYLVQQLQHIDKIYNLYGPSEDTTYSTYDLVNPDSVTIGKAIANTQVYILDPHHHLVPLGVPGELYISGSGLARGYLNRPDLTAEKFIPHFSEGVRLYKTGDLAKYRRDGKIEYLGRLDHQVKIRGFRVELGEIEAVLALHPGIQETVVTVGEDNQFLIAYVVCKEQVNTSQLRSFLTEKLPSYLIPSIFVQLEKLPRLPNGKINRKNLPNPNDLRPNLETTYVEPKTELEKAIAQIWQRALNRETIGIYDNFFELGGHSLLGMQVIAEVSEALGISVPLRSLFQKPTVAGLIEKINNTESAQLEYLPQIIPNKEEHHQPFPLTDIQQAYLIGRSDAFALGNVATHAYREIETRGISVAQVEQAIAKLITRHDMLRVIITEDSQQQILSDVPPYEILTLDLRGQNPAVTLAEIRERLSHQILNTQQWPLFEIVATILDEDRIRFHISFDVLLGDAWSFQILGAQLAQLIQNPTLILPELTLSFRDYVLAELTLEKTELYQASLAYWRNRLPSLPASPELPLEKSLAAITNPRFVRRSGQLESQTWQRLKQKASSIGITPSGLILAAFAEILTMWSQKPNFTINLTLFNRLPLHPEVNQIIGDFTSSTLFAVDNSIPSSFAIRAKTIQAQLWEDLDHRYVSGVKVLRELSRLQGGTILMPVVFTSTLTQNISGQSSLSTEVIYSLSQTSQVYLDHQVLEIEGTLMFNWDTLEELFPVGLLDDMFAAYSNFLERLANEEEIWETSTRLLIPASHLEKITEINRTEYDFTEKDSLLQDLFFAQVPVRGNKSAIVTSDFTLTYQELSDRSLTIAHQLQALRVQPNQLVAIVMEKGWEQIVATLSILASGAAYVPIDPGLPTERRFLLLQETQVQQILTQSWLHTSLTWPENLQIICVDKINPHPISELPSQTTPQDLAYIIYTSGSTGTPKGVMIDHQGAVNTILDINQRFNITAEDKVLALSSLSFDLSVYDIFGTLAAGGTLVIPDADKTKEPNHWRELITQYGVTIWNSVPALMQMLLSQPFSSQSLRLALLSGDWIPLDLPEQIRTISEDIEIISLGGATEASIWSILYPVTTVNPHWKSIPYGRPMTNQNFYVLNNNLEPCPMLVTGQLYIGGKGLASAYWKNPEKTNQSFIIHPQNQERLYKTGDLGRYLPDGNIEFLGREDFQVKVSGYRIELGEIETTLKQHSALKDAIALVVDNQRIIAYIIPEQKLENIEFKLKQPGIRILDNQPKIQLNKPDVDETLTQTYLRRQSHRQFLPESIQINNFSQLLNCLLQLNLPKYPLPKYRYASAGSLYPVQVYLLIKSEKIEGLAAGYYYYHPLEHQLILLDTYTEINSSLYGNNQAVFEESAFALFLVGELKAITPMYNDKAKDFCLLEAGYMSQLLMETAPAQEIGLCPIGTLEFDSLRDKLQLESSQILLHSFVGGKIDISWSNQWLKPQKSTSINEELTQFLRQKLPEYMIPTVYMLIDALPLNENGKVDRKLLPKPISIANQTEFIAPRTDIEKTISAIWQTSLNVEEIGIYDNFFDLGGNSFLATQVLAKICQTFQVDLTVRKFFENPTIASLALVIEEENPQKYQEINKVNDDLNLLSEAEVDLLLEAMLKEETDGE, encoded by the coding sequence ATGAAAGACCTATTTCAACAAATTGCTAATCTGACACCAGAACAACGCATCCTATTTGAAAAACGACTCAAACAAAAGGGTTTAAAATATTCTGAGTCTCAGTCTATTCCTAAAAGACAAGATTCTGATCATTTTTCCTTATCTTTTGCTCAACAGCGACTTTGGTTTATTCAGCAACTTGAACCCGATAATTATTCCTATAATGTCCCGAGTGCATTTCGTCTCCGAGGAGAGTTAAATATTCAGGTTTTGGAACGAACCCTCAATGAAATCGTTAAACGACATGAAACCCTACGCACCACTTTCGCAATAGATACAGCTAAACAACCGGTACAGATTATTACTCCCTATGAGTCTTTTTCCTTGCCGATGCTTGAGGTAGTAGAGACAGATATTCAAAGCTTAGTAGAAAGAGAATTTCAGCGTCCTTTTGATTTGACCAAGCCGTTACTGAGATTAAAGTTACTAAAAGTTTCAGAAATAGAGCACGTTTTGTTAATAACTACCCATCATATTATCTGCGATCGCTGGTCGGTAGGAGTTTTTGTCCGAGAGATGACGATACTTTATGCGTCTTTTGCCCAAAATCAAGCCTCACCCTTACCTGAACTCTCGATACAGTATGCAGACTGGGCGGTTTGGCAACGTCAACGACTCACCGATAGGGAACTCGATAAGCAAATTAATTACTGGAAACAGCAATTACACGACCTGAGTGTTTTAGAATTGCCCACGGATAGAACCCGACGCGCGATCCCCTCCTATCAAGGCGCACAATATCCTATTATCCTCTCAAGGGATTTATCAAAACAGTTAAAGGATTTGGCTTCACAAGAGCAAGTAACCCTATTTGTGCTGTTACTCACCGCTTTTCAAATTCTGCTACATCGCTACACCCATCAAAACGATTTAGTAGTGGGTACGGAAATGGCTAATCGCGATCGCACGGAAACTAACCCATTAATCGGTCTTTTTGTCAATACCCTCGTTTTACGGATGGATCTATCGGGAAATCCCACATTTAGAGAATTATTAAAACGCGTTCGTGAGACAACCCTAAGCGCTTTTACGCATCAAGATTTACCCTTTGAAAAGTTAGTAGAAATCCTGAACCCTGAGAGAAACTTGAGTCAAATGGTTCCTTTATTTCAGGTCAAATTTGACTTTCAACAAGTACTAGTCAAACCTTTAGAACTGTCAGGATTAAGTTTAGAACACTTACCCTTTAATAACGACAGCGCTAAATACGAATTGCGTTTTAATCTACAGGATACACCTACAGGAATAAACGGGCAAATTGAGTATAGTACCGATTTATTTGACGAAGTCACCATACAAGCGATGGTAGAACATTGGGAAATTTTGTTAGCAGGAATTGTGCAACAACCCGAACAAAAGATATCCGAACTTCCTTTACTTTCTCCCAGAGAACAAGGCTTATTTATTGAGTGGAACCAAACCGAGAAGAACTATCCCACCACAGACTTATGTATTCATCACTTATTTGAAGCACAAGTAAAACGCACACCCGAGGCGATCGCTCTTATTACAGAAGAACAAACTCTCACCTATCAAGAATTAAATACCAAAGCGAATCAACTCGCTCATTATTTAAAAGAATTAGGCTTCAAACCAGAAGCTAAAATCGGTATTTGTCTTGAACGCAACTGCAATCTTATTATAGGATTATTGGGCATTCTCAAAGCAGGAGCGGCTTATGTTCCTCTAGATCCCGCCTATCCCCAAGAACGATTAGACTTTATCTTAGAAGATGCGCAGGTATCAGCCTTATTAGTTGATGAATTAAAGGTCATTAACTTAAATCAAAGTAAGTCAATCTCAGCAGAGTCTGACAATCTAGACAGTCAGATTAATCCTAGTAACCTAGCTTATATTATTTATACTTCTGGCTCCACCGGAAAACCCAAAGGAGTCGCTATCGAACATCGTAACACCGTCCAGTTCCTCCATTGGGCCAAAGAAGTATTTAATCCCGATGAACTCAAAGGGGTGTTAGCAGGGACCTCTATTTGTTTTGACCTTTCTATTTTTGAAATCTTTGTTCCCCTCAGTTGGGGAGGAACGGTTATTTTAGTAGAAAACGTCCTCGCTCTACCCAATGTAACCAATCAAGTTACACTAATTAACACCGTACCGAGTGCTATTTACCAATTACTCCAAACCAATAGTATCCCTCCTTCTGTTCGCACCATCAATCTAGCAGGAGAAGCTTTACAACCCTATCTAGTTCAACAACTCCAACACATTGATAAGATTTATAACCTGTATGGACCTTCTGAAGATACCACCTATTCTACCTATGACTTAGTTAACCCGGATTCGGTAACCATTGGTAAAGCGATCGCCAATACACAGGTATATATTTTAGATCCTCATCACCACCTTGTACCCCTTGGAGTTCCTGGAGAACTCTATATCAGTGGTTCTGGATTAGCAAGAGGTTATCTCAACCGTCCAGACTTAACCGCAGAGAAATTTATTCCCCATTTTTCAGAAGGAGTCAGACTCTATAAAACAGGCGATTTAGCCAAATATCGACGCGATGGCAAAATTGAGTATTTAGGTCGCCTAGATCATCAAGTTAAAATTAGAGGTTTTAGAGTCGAATTAGGGGAAATTGAAGCAGTTTTAGCCCTTCATCCCGGGATTCAAGAGACAGTAGTTACCGTAGGGGAAGACAATCAATTTTTAATCGCTTACGTCGTTTGCAAAGAACAAGTAAATACTTCTCAATTGCGTAGTTTCCTTACCGAAAAGCTTCCCAGTTATCTGATTCCCAGTATTTTCGTCCAACTGGAAAAATTACCACGTTTACCTAATGGTAAAATCAATCGCAAAAATCTCCCTAATCCCAATGATTTGCGCCCTAATCTGGAGACAACCTACGTTGAACCCAAAACAGAGTTAGAAAAAGCGATCGCTCAAATCTGGCAACGCGCTCTGAATAGGGAGACAATTGGTATCTATGATAATTTCTTTGAATTGGGGGGACACTCTCTACTAGGGATGCAAGTCATTGCTGAAGTCAGTGAAGCGTTGGGTATCTCGGTTCCCTTGCGCAGTCTGTTTCAAAAACCCACCGTCGCGGGATTAATTGAAAAAATTAATAATACAGAGAGTGCACAACTAGAGTATCTACCCCAGATTATTCCCAATAAAGAGGAACATCATCAACCTTTTCCTTTGACTGATATTCAACAAGCTTATCTCATTGGTCGTAGTGACGCGTTTGCATTGGGGAATGTAGCAACCCACGCTTATCGAGAAATTGAAACTCGGGGGATTTCTGTTGCCCAAGTTGAACAGGCGATCGCAAAATTGATTACCCGTCATGATATGCTCAGAGTGATTATCACTGAAGATAGCCAACAACAAATCCTATCTGATGTGCCACCCTATGAGATTCTGACCCTAGATTTACGAGGTCAAAACCCAGCAGTAACTTTAGCAGAGATTCGTGAACGTCTTTCTCATCAAATCCTCAACACTCAACAATGGCCATTATTTGAAATTGTCGCCACCATTCTAGATGAAGATCGGATTCGTTTTCATATCAGCTTTGATGTCCTTCTCGGTGACGCTTGGAGTTTTCAGATTTTAGGCGCCCAATTAGCGCAACTAATCCAAAATCCTACCCTGATTCTACCAGAATTGACCCTATCATTTCGCGATTATGTTTTAGCTGAATTAACCTTAGAAAAGACCGAACTCTATCAAGCTTCCCTCGCTTATTGGCGGAATCGTCTTCCCAGTCTTCCTGCTTCTCCTGAACTACCTTTGGAAAAAAGCCTAGCAGCGATTACTAATCCTCGTTTTGTACGTCGTAGTGGTCAGTTAGAATCCCAGACTTGGCAACGTCTCAAACAAAAAGCGAGCTCTATCGGGATTACTCCATCAGGATTAATTTTAGCCGCTTTTGCTGAGATTCTGACAATGTGGAGTCAAAAACCCAACTTTACGATTAATTTAACGCTATTTAACCGTCTTCCCCTACATCCCGAAGTCAATCAAATCATTGGAGACTTTACCTCATCAACTTTATTCGCGGTAGACAACTCAATACCGAGCTCTTTCGCGATTCGCGCTAAAACAATTCAAGCACAACTGTGGGAAGATTTAGACCATCGTTACGTTAGCGGGGTAAAAGTTCTCCGAGAATTATCCCGTCTCCAGGGTGGTACTATATTAATGCCCGTCGTCTTTACCAGTACCCTGACACAAAATATTTCCGGTCAATCTTCTTTATCCACAGAAGTTATCTATAGTCTCAGTCAAACCTCTCAAGTCTATCTTGACCATCAAGTCTTAGAAATAGAAGGTACTTTGATGTTTAACTGGGATACTCTAGAGGAGTTATTTCCTGTAGGTCTTCTCGATGATATGTTTGCAGCTTACTCTAATTTTCTAGAACGTTTGGCGAATGAGGAAGAGATTTGGGAAACATCAACTCGACTTCTGATACCAGCTTCTCACCTAGAAAAGATAACAGAGATTAATCGAACCGAATATGATTTTACAGAGAAAGATAGCTTATTGCAGGATCTGTTTTTTGCACAAGTTCCCGTAAGAGGGAATAAGAGTGCGATTGTTACATCTGATTTTACCCTCACTTACCAAGAATTAAGCGATCGCTCTTTAACCATTGCTCATCAACTCCAAGCTTTAAGGGTTCAACCAAATCAATTAGTAGCGATCGTGATGGAAAAAGGCTGGGAGCAAATAGTTGCTACCTTAAGCATTTTAGCTTCTGGTGCAGCTTATGTCCCGATTGACCCAGGATTACCCACCGAACGCAGATTCTTATTGCTACAAGAAACACAGGTTCAGCAAATTTTAACCCAATCTTGGCTCCATACCTCTTTAACTTGGCCAGAAAATCTGCAAATCATCTGTGTAGATAAAATTAACCCTCATCCTATCTCTGAATTGCCAAGTCAAACCACTCCACAAGATTTAGCTTATATCATTTACACATCTGGCTCCACAGGAACACCAAAAGGAGTAATGATCGACCACCAAGGCGCAGTTAATACAATTTTAGATATTAATCAACGTTTTAATATTACTGCAGAAGATAAAGTCTTAGCCCTATCTTCTCTCAGTTTCGATTTATCCGTCTACGATATTTTTGGCACCTTAGCCGCTGGTGGTACACTCGTAATTCCTGATGCTGATAAAACTAAAGAACCCAATCACTGGAGAGAATTAATTACTCAATACGGTGTCACGATTTGGAATTCTGTCCCGGCTTTGATGCAAATGCTATTATCGCAACCTTTCTCTTCTCAATCCTTGCGTTTAGCTCTCTTGAGTGGAGATTGGATACCTTTAGATTTACCCGAACAAATCCGAACCATATCAGAAGATATAGAAATTATCAGCTTAGGAGGAGCCACAGAAGCATCGATTTGGTCTATTCTCTATCCTGTTACAACGGTCAATCCTCATTGGAAAAGTATTCCCTATGGTCGTCCGATGACCAACCAGAATTTTTATGTATTAAATAACAATCTAGAACCTTGTCCAATGTTAGTAACAGGACAACTATACATCGGCGGCAAAGGACTCGCTTCTGCTTACTGGAAAAACCCAGAAAAAACGAATCAAAGCTTTATAATTCATCCCCAAAATCAAGAGCGATTGTATAAAACAGGCGATTTAGGGAGATATCTACCAGATGGTAATATTGAATTCCTAGGACGAGAAGATTTTCAAGTTAAAGTTAGTGGTTATCGCATCGAATTAGGCGAAATTGAAACTACTCTAAAACAGCACTCGGCGCTCAAAGACGCGATCGCTTTAGTAGTAGATAATCAAAGAATTATCGCCTATATTATTCCAGAACAAAAGCTAGAAAATATCGAATTTAAACTGAAACAACCAGGAATCAGAATCTTAGATAATCAACCGAAAATCCAGTTAAATAAACCTGATGTTGATGAAACTTTAACTCAGACTTATTTACGGCGTCAAAGTCATCGGCAATTTCTCCCAGAATCAATCCAGATAAATAATTTTAGTCAACTTTTGAATTGTTTATTACAATTAAACTTACCGAAATATCCTTTACCCAAGTATCGCTATGCTTCAGCAGGTAGTCTTTATCCCGTACAGGTTTATCTACTAATAAAATCCGAGAAAATAGAAGGCTTAGCCGCGGGTTACTACTACTATCATCCTCTGGAACATCAACTAATTTTACTCGATACTTATACAGAAATTAATAGTAGTTTGTATGGGAATAACCAAGCTGTTTTCGAAGAATCCGCTTTTGCTTTATTTTTAGTGGGTGAGTTGAAAGCAATTACCCCAATGTATAATGATAAAGCCAAAGATTTCTGTCTACTTGAAGCGGGTTACATGAGTCAGTTATTAATGGAAACTGCACCAGCACAAGAAATTGGTCTCTGTCCGATTGGTACCTTAGAATTTGACTCATTACGAGATAAATTACAGTTAGAATCTAGCCAGATTTTGCTACATAGTTTTGTAGGTGGTAAAATTGATATCTCTTGGTCAAATCAATGGTTAAAACCCCAAAAATCTACATCTATCAACGAGGAATTAACTCAATTTCTGCGTCAGAAGCTACCCGAATATATGATACCTACTGTGTATATGTTAATAGATGCTTTACCCCTCAATGAAAACGGAAAAGTAGATCGCAAGTTACTACCTAAACCTATATCTATAGCTAATCAAACGGAATTTATTGCACCTAGAACCGATATAGAAAAGACTATCTCAGCTATTTGGCAAACATCATTAAATGTAGAGGAAATTGGGATTTATGATAACTTTTTTGACCTAGGTGGTAACTCCTTTTTAGCTACCCAGGTTTTAGCCAAAATTTGTCAAACTTTTCAAGTTGATTTGACGGTTCGTAAGTTTTTTGAAAATCCCACGATCGCCTCATTAGCTCTAGTTATCGAAGAGGAAAATCCTCAAAAATATCAGGAAATAAATAAGGTCAATGATGATCTTAATCTACTCTCTGAAGCAGAAGTAGATCTTCTCTTAGAAGCAATGTTAAAGGAGGAAACAGACGGTGAATAA